A portion of the Stella humosa genome contains these proteins:
- the apbC gene encoding iron-sulfur cluster carrier protein ApbC, protein MGAITEDAILGALRAIRDGDRGDLVGLGMISGIQVKDGHVAFAIEVDPARGPQLEPLRRSAEKAVDALPGVLSVSAVLTAHRPGARPTPAPAAAPRHGPAREAASPAANRGAIPGVKTIVAVASGKGGVGKSTTAVNLAMGLAANGLAVGILDADIYGPSMPRMTGISGRPTSHDGRILEPMERHGVKVMSIGFLVAEDTPMIWRGPMVMSALQQMLRDVNWGTLDILVVDMPPGTGDAQLTMAQQVPLSGAVIVSTPQDIALLDARKGLNMFRKVDVPVLGIVENMSFFCCPNCGHRAEIFGHGGARREAERLGTEFLAEIPLDIAIRETSDGGTPIVVSEPDGPHAQAFRALAARVWELVGTGDARRAPPRIVVQ, encoded by the coding sequence ATGGGAGCCATCACCGAGGACGCGATCCTGGGCGCGCTTCGCGCAATTCGCGATGGCGACCGGGGCGACCTCGTCGGCCTCGGGATGATCTCGGGCATACAGGTCAAGGACGGCCACGTCGCCTTTGCGATCGAGGTCGATCCGGCCCGCGGCCCGCAACTGGAGCCGCTGCGGCGCAGCGCGGAGAAGGCGGTCGACGCCCTGCCGGGCGTGCTGTCGGTCAGCGCCGTGCTGACCGCGCACCGTCCCGGCGCCCGCCCGACACCGGCACCGGCCGCCGCCCCGCGCCACGGTCCTGCACGCGAGGCGGCCTCGCCCGCCGCCAACCGCGGCGCCATTCCGGGCGTGAAGACCATCGTCGCCGTGGCATCGGGCAAGGGCGGCGTCGGCAAGTCGACGACCGCGGTCAACCTGGCCATGGGCCTGGCCGCCAACGGCCTGGCGGTCGGCATCCTCGATGCCGACATCTATGGCCCGTCGATGCCGCGCATGACCGGCATTTCCGGCCGCCCCACCTCCCATGACGGCCGCATCCTGGAGCCGATGGAGCGCCATGGCGTGAAGGTCATGTCGATCGGCTTCCTGGTGGCCGAGGACACGCCGATGATCTGGCGTGGGCCGATGGTGATGAGTGCCTTGCAGCAGATGCTGCGCGACGTGAACTGGGGCACGCTCGACATCCTGGTGGTCGACATGCCGCCCGGCACCGGCGACGCCCAGTTGACCATGGCCCAGCAGGTGCCGCTGTCGGGAGCGGTCATCGTCTCGACGCCGCAGGACATCGCCCTGCTGGACGCCCGCAAGGGCCTCAACATGTTCCGCAAGGTCGACGTGCCGGTGCTGGGCATCGTCGAGAACATGAGCTTCTTCTGCTGCCCGAACTGCGGCCACCGGGCCGAGATCTTCGGCCATGGCGGCGCCCGTCGCGAGGCCGAGCGCCTGGGCACCGAGTTCCTGGCCGAGATCCCGCTCGACATCGCCATCCGCGAGACTTCCGACGGTGGCACGCCGATCGTCGTGTCCGAGCCGGATGGCCCGCACGCCCAGGCCTTCCGTGCCTTGGCCGCCCGGGTATGGGAACTGGTCGGCACCGGCGACGCCCGGCGCGCACCGCCGCGGATCGTCGTGCAGTAA
- a CDS encoding amidase codes for MDASGIAYDPRSTTLLTFQDQVARFRDGSDSPRAYLERCLETHDVREAEVRAFVVINREGARRAADAATVRYAAGRPLGPLDGMPLGVKDLYETEDMPTGMGSPIYAGWESHRDAASVYALRRQAGVVVLGKTTTTEFGFSHPGPTTNPFDPARTPGGSSSGSAAAVGARMVPVAFGSQLMGSVIRPASYCGNWGYKPTYGALNRGGGHSSLSQSHLGLHAGSLADAWAVAFETSRLAGGDPGYPGIYGAGAMLPPAQRPRVLARLDGPGWAIADAAAQAALDDYVDRLRAAGVTVLSRADHPGVAALEEALLPCSENSMTIIGWELKWPLAAYREKGEGLLSQSIADRLEGWEKITIEEYRRAVEIRNEMRRRLAALRPAIEGFVGLPAPGVAPIGLASTGNPICNVPSSTLGAPVFTVPLLALDGMPLGVQIMGYPDGDEATCAIARWMGETAI; via the coding sequence ATGGACGCCAGCGGCATCGCCTACGATCCCCGCAGCACGACCCTGCTGACCTTTCAGGACCAGGTCGCGCGCTTCCGAGATGGATCGGATAGCCCGCGCGCCTACCTCGAGCGCTGCCTGGAGACCCACGACGTGCGCGAGGCCGAGGTCCGCGCGTTCGTCGTGATCAATCGCGAGGGCGCGCGCCGGGCCGCCGACGCCGCAACGGTGCGCTATGCCGCCGGCCGGCCGCTCGGCCCGCTCGACGGGATGCCGCTCGGCGTGAAGGACCTGTACGAGACCGAGGACATGCCGACCGGCATGGGTAGCCCGATCTATGCCGGCTGGGAATCCCACCGTGACGCCGCGTCCGTCTATGCCCTGCGCCGGCAGGCGGGCGTCGTCGTGCTCGGCAAGACGACGACGACCGAGTTCGGCTTCAGTCACCCGGGGCCGACCACCAACCCATTCGATCCGGCGCGCACCCCGGGCGGCTCCTCGTCGGGATCGGCCGCCGCGGTGGGCGCGCGGATGGTGCCGGTCGCCTTCGGCAGCCAACTCATGGGCTCGGTCATCCGGCCGGCCAGCTATTGCGGCAACTGGGGCTACAAGCCGACCTACGGCGCGCTCAACCGCGGCGGCGGCCATTCGAGCCTGAGCCAGAGCCATCTGGGCCTGCATGCGGGCTCGCTGGCCGACGCCTGGGCGGTCGCTTTCGAGACCTCGCGCCTGGCGGGCGGCGATCCGGGGTATCCCGGCATCTATGGCGCCGGCGCGATGCTGCCGCCGGCCCAGCGGCCGCGCGTGCTGGCGCGGCTGGACGGTCCGGGCTGGGCGATCGCCGACGCGGCCGCGCAGGCCGCGCTCGATGACTATGTCGACCGCCTGCGCGCGGCCGGCGTGACCGTGCTGTCGCGCGCCGACCATCCTGGCGTGGCGGCGTTGGAGGAAGCGCTGCTGCCCTGCTCGGAGAACTCGATGACGATCATCGGGTGGGAACTTAAATGGCCGCTGGCGGCCTATCGCGAGAAGGGCGAGGGCCTGCTCAGCCAGTCGATCGCCGACCGGCTGGAGGGCTGGGAGAAGATCACGATCGAGGAGTATCGCCGCGCCGTCGAGATCCGGAACGAGATGCGCCGCCGCCTGGCGGCCCTGCGCCCGGCGATCGAGGGCTTCGTCGGCCTGCCGGCCCCGGGTGTTGCTCCCATCGGGCTGGCCTCGACGGGCAACCCGATCTGCAACGTGCCGTCCTCGACGCTGGGCGCCCCGGTCTTCACGGTGCCGCTGCTGGCGCTGGACGGCATGCCGCTCGGCGTCCAGATCATGGGTTATCCTGATGGCGACGAGGCCACCTGCGCGATTGCGCGGTGGATGGGCGAGACGGCGATCTGA